Proteins encoded by one window of Anoplopoma fimbria isolate UVic2021 breed Golden Eagle Sablefish chromosome 23, Afim_UVic_2022, whole genome shotgun sequence:
- the LOC129112816 gene encoding E3 ubiquitin-protein ligase TRIM21-like, translating to MSAANKLPTEEQLSCSICLDVFTNPVTLQCGHNFCKNCITQHLNSNSQRQCPMCNERVDRKWKLRVNTDISEMAVQFRQSARSKDRNSSEQQVAEHGQVSCNVPTGTNCFFLVFGLACLTICFTFNMFDVVENAAGSVCPKHGKPLELYCKKEQMPICQSCAESSHRFHHTVPLKEEYEEKTKELQKTVDEIQQKIQERELKIQENKRLVLVCKEAADREMADGVKGFTALIQILEKNQAEVIEMIEAKHKTTEKKEKGFTQELEKEISELTERRTEVEELSRTKDHLHFLQSFPFLNTAPLADPLPDVSISLASYEGLLRTAMETAVDQLRETADEELEKLQEAELKSLWGNALDVTLDPDTAHPNLILSDDGKQVHFSDVWNELPDHSKRFENMYCVLGKQSFSSGRFYYDVQVKGKNAWILGVAKESINRTGDIKLDPENGFWTLFHRSGQYLALTSQRVLLSVNDQIEKVMVFVDYEEGLVSFYDVDAAALIYSFTGFSFTERLYPFFCPGFDDSIPLIISPIN from the coding sequence ATGTCTGCTGCCAACAAACTGCCAACTGAAGAGCAGCTTTCATGCTCCATCTGCCTGGATGTCTTCACCAATCCAGTCACGTTACaatgtggacacaacttctgcaaAAACTGCATCACGCAACACTTGAATTCTAACTCCCAGCGCCAGTGTCCCATGTGTAATGAGCGTGTGGATAGAAAATGGAAGCTTCGGGTCAATACTGACATATCTGAGATGGCTGTTCAGTTCAGACAATCAGCCCGAAGCAAAGACAGGAATAGCTCAGAGCAACAAGTTGCCGAACACGGACAAGTTTCCTGTAACGTTCCTACTGGAACTAACTGCTTTTTCTTAGTATTCGGCCTGGCATGTCTTACCATCTGCTTTACCTTTAACATGTTTGATGTGGTAGAAAACGCGGCGGGCAGCGTGTGTCCTAAGCATGGCAAACCTCTAGAGCTCTACTGTAAGAAGGAACAAATGCCCATATGTCAGTCCTGCGCTGAGTCAAGTCACAGATTTCACCACACtgttcctctgaaagaagaatatgaagaaaagacaaaagagctTCAGAAAACAGTGGATGAAATTCAGCAGAAGATCCAGGAGAGAGAGCTGAAAATACAGGAGAACAAACGTTTGGTCTTGGTTTGCAAAgaggctgcagacagagagatggctGACGGGGTTAAGGGCTTCACCGCTTTGATAcagattttggaaaaaaatcagGCCGAAGTCATCGAGATGATTGAAGCAAAGCACAAAACGactgagaagaaagagaaaggttTCACCCAAGAGCTGGAGAAGGAAATCTCTGAGCTGACGGAGAGGCGGACTGAGGTGGAGGAGCTCTCACGCACAAAAGAccacctccacttcctccagagcttcccATTCTTGAATACTGCTCCTCTCGCCGACCCCTTGCCAGATGTCAGCATTTCTCTTGCGTCTTATGAGGGACTCCTGAGGACTGCCATGGAGACTGCAGTGGATCAGCTGAGAGAGACAGCCGACGAAGAGTTGGAGAAGCTGCAGGAAGCTGAGCTGAAGAGCCTCTGGGGGAATGCGCTGGATGTGACTCTGGATCCTGATACTGCACACCCTAatctcatcctgtctgatgatggGAAACAAGTACACTTTAGTGATGTGTGGAATGAACTCCCAGACCACTCAAAACGATTTGAAAATATGTATTGTGTCTTGGGAAAGCAGAGTTTCTCTTCTGGAAGGTTTTACTACGATGTTCAAGTTAAAGGAAAGAATGCGTGGATTTTAGGAGTTGCCAAAGAGTCCATCAACAGGACGGGAGACATTAAACTAGACCCTGAAAATGGCTTCTGGACTTTATTTCATAGGTCTGGACAGTACTTAGCACTTACTAGCCAGCGTGTACTTCTCTCTGTGAATGATCAGATTGAGAAGGTGATGGTGTTTgtggattatgaggagggtctggtctccttCTATGACGTAGATGCAGCAGCTCTTATCTACTCCTTCACTGGCTTCTCCTTCACTGAGAGACTCTACCCATTCTTTTGCCCTGGTTTTGATGACTCCATCCCTCTGATCATCTCCCCAATAAACTAA